One Xiphophorus maculatus strain JP 163 A chromosome 9, X_maculatus-5.0-male, whole genome shotgun sequence DNA segment encodes these proteins:
- the ttc22 gene encoding tetratricopeptide repeat protein 22: METDNSEDIESLIEDMQYIPGHFHLELNLNCDPVGPANLRFRDTYLKQDSLQAELEVEVGYLQYAVRNLLGLLAFHLEQLDRAEEIFRSICKEDPGNLNAWANLGFVYDTQGREVDAEECVDKVSCLMGINSGDDSQEETRLLAARCLAEQAYVYPYDVELDSDDNLREKLMSSLSLYSKALHYGGHLIPTGEKRSWYFKMAAIYVRLDQIIRTKDDSEYSRLFHYNKGLRLLKETLESETKQHKALAWCYVGIMLERQDEFSSIPMSIHDCGFSASDPLSCYGTAMDLASDDTIILNLLAKIIFLLGKHEMATGICNMALNVLPDPELNWQAYCTRAKINVVLYANELENAKLGIGGAPDRQKLAEARKDLDRVLTVRPCLRTHLEMAQVFYYMGVDALQESLMVDESSINHALVSLSNALQFKPGDSLPDLHVLRGRCLLIKGEEQNAAECFKQAMELERPGSTDTTALHCLLRTLLNVFMQEGSDPSSVITQLEMWVNKAEERYPQDTVKSELRALYRTHTEEVTELSKTLIRTGRLGLVKRLLETVVPRQLAERKPLSRSFSIT; the protein is encoded by the exons ATGGAAACAGACAACTCAGAGGACATTGAGTCCCTGATTGAGGACATGCAGTACATCCCTGGCCACTTCCACCTGGAGCTAAATCTTAACTGTGATCCTGTTGGGCCTGCGAATCTGCGATTCAGAGACACTTACCTGAAACAGGACAGCCTGCAAGCTGAGCTGGAGGTTGAAGTGGGATATCTGCAGTACGCTGTTCGAAATCTACTGGGGCTGCTGGCGTTTCACCTGGAGCAGCTGGACAGAGCTGAGGAAATATTCAG GAGCATCTGCAAGGAGGACCCTGGGAATCTCAATGCCTGGGCCAACCTGGGTTTTGTGTATGACACACAGGGGAGAGAGGTGGATGCAGAGGAATGTGTGGACAAGGTCTCCTGTCTCATGGGAATAAACTCTGGAGACGATTCCCAGGAGGAGACCAGGCTACTAGCAGCACGATGTCTGGCTGAGCAGGCGTATGTGTATCCATATGACGTGGAGCTGGACAGCGACGACAACTTGAGGGAGAAGCTGATGTCATCGCTGTCGCTTTATAGCAAAGCTTTGCATTATGGGGGTCACCTG ATACCAACCGGGGAAAAACGAAGCTGGtattttaaaatggcagctaTTTATGTAAG ACTGGACCAGATCATAAGAACCAAAGATGATTCTGAATACTCAAGACTCTTCCACTACAATAAGGGACTGAGGCTCCTAAAGGAAACACTGGAATCTGAGACAAAGCAGCACAAAG CTTTAGCCTGGTGTTACGTTGGCATCATGTTGGAAAGACAGGACGAATTTTCCTCCATCCCCATGTCAATACATGACTGTGGTTTCTCAGCCTCTGATCCCCTGTCTTGCTATGGAACC GCCATGGATTTGGCTAGTGATGATACAATCATCCTGAACCTTCTTGCCAAAATTATCTTTTTGCTGGGCAAACATGAAATGGCCACAGGGATCTGCAACATGGCTCTAAATGTTCTGCCAGATCCAGAGCTCAACTGGCAGGCGTACTGCACACGGGCAAAG ATTAACGTCGTCCTATATGCCAACGAACTTGAGAATGCAAAACTTGGAATAGGAGGAGCTCCAGATCGCCAGAAGCTAGCTGAAGCTAGAAAAGACTTGGACAGGGTGCTGACAGTACGTCCGTGTTTGAGGACTCATCTGGAGATGGCACAG GTATTCTATTACATGGGAGTCGATGCACTCCAAGAGAGCCTTATGGTGGACGAAAGCTCAATAAACCATGCTTTGGTGAGTCTGTCCAATGCCCTGCAGTTCAAGCCAGGAGACAGCTTACCAGACCTCCATGTGCTCAGAGGACGCTGCCTTTTAATAAAAGGCGAAGAGCAGAATGCTGCAGAGTGCTTCAAGCAGGCAATGGAGTTAGAGAGGCCAGGGAGCACTGACACCACAGCTCTGCACTGCCTCCTACGGACGCTCCTGAATGTATTTATGCAAGAAGGTTCTGACCCTAGTTCTGTCATCACTCAGCTGGAGATGTGGGTGAACAAGGCAGAAGAGCGATATCCTCAGGATACTGTAAAATCAGAACTCAGGGCTCTTTACAGAACACACACAGAAGAGGTCACAGAGTTGTCCAAGACTCTGATCAGGACAGGACGCTTGGGCCTGGTGAAAAGGTTGCTGGAAACCGTTGTGCCCAGACAGCTTGCTGAGAGAAAACCTCTGAGTCGGTCTTTTTCAATTACTTGA
- the LOC102226497 gene encoding leucine rich adaptor protein 1-like, with translation MDEGTANDTIPDLKDIETKIGRKTPEGLLRWMREDASSLRGETKLATPQDTSKDTGRKSLDEKIRKLRMEMAYLRSVDVKILQQLLAVHEGIEAVKWLMEERSTLTSHCSSLTSSQYSLGEGPDTSWRGSWSSLQDPTNDKLDNISIGSYLDTLADDMDEYCPSSSESVICSTTPLVSEATPESNTTGGPRVSGAGAAVGARSRNGDENQIRTGTSDKEMLGGPGVSSAITGPGGSEAGILGAPVRFPQVKSNSSKENTPVRTKPAEMDKGSPVLKDDAKTQMLKVNGVLEKTATQTGSPTRKGIPDKLGTRQSPKAKQYKNGKIDLDTCKMNGKMHLEYDAHWRWVQSQEDVTFL, from the exons ATGGATGAAGGCACTGCCAACGACACCATCCCAGATCTGAAAGACATAGAGACAAAAATCGGCCGGAAGACTCCCGAGGGTTTGCTCAGGTGGATGAGAGAAGATGCGTCCTCTCTCCGGGGAGAAACCAAACTGGCCACCCCTCAGGACACCAGTAAGGACACCGGGAGGAAGAGTTTGGATGAAAAGATTAGGAAGCTCAGGATGGAGATG GCTTATCTTCGCTCAGTGGATGTCAAGATTTTGCAACAGTTACTGGCGGTCCACGAGGGCATCGAGGCAGTGAAATGGCTGATGGAGGAGCGCAGCACACTAACCAGTCACTGCAGCAGCCTGACCAGCAGTCAGTACAGTTTGGGTGAGGGCCCCGACACGTCTTGGAGGGGTTCCTGGAGCAGCCTGCAGGACCCCACTAATGACAAGCTAGACAACATCTCTATTGGCAGCTACCTGGACACTCTGGCTGATGACATGGATGAGTACTGCCCCTCCAGCTCAGAGTCTGTGATTTGCTCCACCACACCACTAGTTTCAGAAGCTACACCCGAGAGCAACACAACCGGAGGCCCGAGAGTGTCTGGAGCAGGAGCTGCTGTGGGAGCTAGATCGAGGAATGGAGATGAGAATCAGATTCGAACTGGGACAAGTGACAAAGAAATGTTAGGGGGACCTGGGGTTAGCAGTGCCATCACTGGGCCTGGAGGTAGTGAAGCTGGAATATTAGGAGCTCCTGTCAGGTTTCCCCAAGTCAAGTCAAACAGCTCCAAGGAAAACACTCCAGTCCGAACCAAGCCTGCAGAGATGGATAAGGGCAGCCCCGTTTTAAAAGACGATGCCAAAACACAAATGCTTAAGGTCAATGGTGTTCtggaaaaaacagcaacacagaCAGGCAGCCCGACTCGCAAAGGCATCCCTGACAAACTGGGAACCAGACAGAGCCCCAAAGCCAAACAGTACAAAAACGGAAAGATCGACTTGGATACATGCAAAATGAATGGCAAAATGCACCTGGAGTATGATGCTCACTGGAGATGGGTGCAGTCACAGGAAGAtgtgacatttttgtaa